From a region of the Streptomyces sp. B21-083 genome:
- a CDS encoding helix-turn-helix domain-containing protein, with protein MCAGGVHVPARPRLTARRLRLAAELRKMRERSGMTATEAARALGTSQGQLSNVESARFGVSPERVRALAGIYSCPDQGFVECLVTVATDKTFGWWESYREVLPSGLLDLAELEHHATAVRTAYTSHMPGLLQTADHAREIFRHVIPAPTPPEVEHRVSHRVKRQGVLYGADPTPYRTVVHEAALRMRVGGRDVARDQLRHLIDMSERDHITVRVLPFDVGAFPGSGQSINYLHGSVPQLDTAQLDQFHGPVLLDAEVHLEKYRLLLDTVEATALTPEKSRDLILAIAQDL; from the coding sequence ATGTGTGCAGGAGGAGTTCACGTGCCCGCAAGACCCCGCCTGACGGCCCGGCGCCTCCGGCTCGCCGCGGAGCTGCGCAAGATGCGCGAGCGCTCGGGCATGACGGCGACCGAGGCCGCACGAGCGTTGGGCACCAGCCAAGGGCAGCTCAGCAATGTGGAGTCGGCCCGGTTCGGGGTGAGCCCCGAGCGCGTCAGGGCGCTGGCCGGCATCTACTCATGCCCCGACCAGGGGTTCGTGGAGTGCCTGGTGACCGTGGCGACCGACAAGACGTTCGGCTGGTGGGAGTCGTACCGGGAAGTGCTGCCGTCCGGGCTGCTGGACCTCGCCGAGTTGGAGCACCACGCCACCGCCGTACGCACCGCCTACACCTCGCACATGCCCGGCCTGCTCCAGACCGCCGACCATGCCCGGGAGATCTTCCGCCATGTGATTCCGGCACCCACTCCGCCCGAGGTGGAGCATCGCGTCTCCCACCGGGTCAAGCGGCAGGGCGTGTTGTACGGAGCCGACCCGACCCCCTACCGGACCGTCGTCCACGAAGCGGCCCTCCGCATGCGCGTGGGCGGCCGGGATGTGGCGCGCGACCAGCTTCGGCACCTGATCGACATGAGCGAGCGGGACCACATCACCGTTCGCGTACTGCCCTTCGACGTGGGCGCCTTCCCGGGATCGGGCCAGTCCATCAACTACCTGCACGGCTCAGTTCCTCAGCTGGACACCGCCCAACTGGACCAGTTCCACGGGCCCGTACTCCTCGACGCAGAGGTCCACTTGGAGAAGTATCGGCTCCTCCTGGACACCGTCGAGGCCACAGCGCTCACCCCGGAGAAGTCCCGGGACCTCATCCTTGCCATCGCCCAGGACCTCTAG
- a CDS encoding ATP-binding protein: MATVSPSWAYALQLPHDPRAPGIARATLRTVLAAHDLAHLTATAELLASELLTNAHLHTKGPYILRLLSNEPDRLRVAVWDTDPRVPAGFREKGALAAVPPDDAEGGRGLHLVQACADAWGVSVLRELGASKGGKLLWAECGRTGVSG; encoded by the coding sequence ATGGCCACCGTATCGCCGTCCTGGGCCTACGCCCTCCAGCTTCCGCACGATCCACGTGCACCGGGGATCGCCCGCGCGACCCTGCGGACCGTCCTGGCCGCCCACGACCTCGCCCACCTCACCGCCACAGCCGAACTCCTCGCCTCCGAACTGCTCACCAACGCCCACCTCCACACCAAGGGCCCCTATATCCTCCGGCTCCTATCCAACGAACCCGACCGCCTCCGCGTCGCCGTCTGGGACACCGACCCCCGGGTTCCGGCCGGCTTCCGGGAGAAGGGCGCCCTGGCAGCCGTACCCCCGGACGATGCCGAAGGGGGGCGCGGGCTGCATCTCGTACAGGCGTGCGCTGATGCGTGGGGGGTGTCCGTGCTGCGGGAGTTGGGGGCGTCGAAGGGCGGGAAGCTGCTGTGGGCCGAGTGCGGGCGGACGGGGGTGTCCGGGTGA
- a CDS encoding DUF397 domain-containing protein — protein MSQHIWRKSSRCQEGDACVHISVTGETILLSDSATPDPSSILSVGRDTFTDLIRILKADG, from the coding sequence ATGTCCCAGCACATCTGGCGGAAGTCGTCCCGCTGCCAGGAAGGCGACGCCTGCGTCCACATATCCGTCACCGGCGAAACGATCCTGCTCTCCGATTCGGCGACCCCTGACCCATCGTCCATCCTCTCGGTCGGCCGCGACACCTTCACCGACCTCATCCGCATACTCAAGGCCGATGGATGA
- a CDS encoding ricin-type beta-trefoil lectin domain protein, which translates to MLPTQALALPPDPASVEVPRDDVPLEDLPDEQLVTGTDANPKLDKIGLSALANRDEAPAGTTTPATFGTQPVDFGSATSTAALQTGSAVAQAAYKPAGNLPVKLGQAPDAAAPTGSWSVTVASRTAPVSAGVDGAVISVAAPATGSVPISVQLSYKTFENLYGADWASRLHFVQFPECYLSTPDVEECQAYTELDTDNDTSTKTITATVDTAADGTVFTSAASAAPVDSSGVIQASYTRARPAAASGDKAVIGAVDSGGSAGGSFKATPLASSGKWAAGSSSGAFTWSYPLTVPPAPAGPAPQISFGYNSQTVDGKTATSSPQVSWIGEGWDYDPGHIERRYRTCKDDRDDVPDGAANNKEKKYKTPDLCWVSYNAVMSLGGRTVELVRANSTSEIYRPQNDDGTRVELRTDGDGDNKDNNDEYWLVTTPDGTKYYFGQNKVGGSHAATDSVFTVPVYGNHPGEPCHQAAFADSRCDQAWHWGLDKVVDVNGNAMIVNWKRDTNYYAANKKFKTPVAYDRGGYPLSIEYGLRTSDLNSPSARVLFNAEERCLETDGSCAAAKFDVTDNPGSYQPWWDSPGNLNCKSTSKLCPAFPSFWTRMRLASVTTEAARPGTSGLTKVDTYTLHQSFPRDWYDTSPALWLNSITRTGFAPGDTSGTVMSTDGVSFAPYSPASKGEALSGYFADNQLPNLVPRSKNDARPGFIRPRIGSVRTEQGGSIAVTYDGGCRTQPTVSPEDNHGTCYPVRWSPDGDVETPKIAWFNKYVVDTVTETDRISGVSDAIVTGYTYTDPAWGKDDDEFSKPSLRTYGVWRGYQKVATTEGKKSGGTSAQTQSYSVVRYFRGAGGAVKDSKNEKTLLADDAPQYAGMVAESISYTGSFLHVDGTPDPIVKRTLNYPWSRQTASRTRDNDTSPLLAHQTGIRRTDAIQMLGTDNWQAVRTETEVDPDYGLPVQVQTSVVKPGSGGAEASSEYRCTKTEYANNTTAANIIGLPTQVRTTATSCAAHDSADPATQLISAARTSYDNLAYGALPVRGLPTSVATNPASGSGYSVVTTSTYDDLGRIRFVTAPGSVGVVKTETQYTPSTGGPVTAVKTINPAGHTSLTTFDPGRGLPLTVTDTNNRVTRTEYDALGRLVNGWSPSRSSGSQTPNVKITYQMAKATTSVTTPSTVTVETLRDNGTYAKQTTIYDGLSRPFQTQAEAHGRGRVITDTRYDDHGLVREQTGGYLVQGEPQAKQFKRKSDSLVPTMTRSTYDGLERAIKTTTLHGGKEVYSSTATYGDDWTLTRPAGGATPPVKTWTDALGRVNLVQHYTNSGLSHWRNTWYSYDSRGNRQQVKDPVGNLWTYNYDSRGRMTDSTDPDVGAASFAYDDLDRRTSVTDSRNLTTFTEYDTTGRVKAVREGSATASPIIEYTYDPTGALGQLSSTTRHDRTGDYVDRITGYDTDYHPTGREVTIPEGAATKGLSGKYGYAYTYTPTGKPLTATLPAVGGLAQEKVVTRYDSDGLAESTSGASWYTSDVTYSPYGEVLRTVSGPQPYRVWTTNFVDEHTGRVQRSVWDRETDVSHRITDAYFSYDRAGNVTSAARRQMDGTVGTTDNQCFTYDQLGELVHAWTSNVAIDTEAAGGTGCKSASGTNWGYRTDGQISAGPIAEAADSATDTTAPDSDLTASLSRTAPASGTVSTGTTAYWDAYTFDFTGNRASLTEHALGATAATATSAYTYGTTNTTTRPHLLTSRTVTKPNTTPVTSSYVYDATGNTTARPGAVTGQSLVWTSQGKLATASDGNENSAPITSLGGLCLDVRNSGTADGTVIQLSTCNGSDAQKWTLAFNGQLKALGKCATAVGTADGGAVQLSTCDNSNAQKWTQGANGSLKNTASARCLDISDPSASSGAALQIFTCSTSTAQRWTVTDRTDYVYDASGNRLLERTKSGATLFLGETEVTVSPAGTITRAVRAYAHPGAPTVVRTTTGAVTGHKLTVLLNDPLGTATTAVDESAGQPLTRRAFKPYGESRGTSAAAWPNRHTYLGVGIDDAATTGLTHIGAREYDQAIGRFVSADPVMDIADPLQMNGYTYANGSPISHSDPTGLWIDDGTGHSERRSGGSSGSSSSATASVAGGTGSGGSGNTTGLERNGGRTNLGNCLSMQSTAHDAAVCTTGFAAASWAQKNSIEGYLTVDIGLGGRDANMIPEAKADGSGGNGHADVIFWANGEVYIWEVKPNASKFSTNSRKYQYAFVKGPEQLARYADRLERLLEGQGDDRVVDVGPALSSGSFVYGANQKGRVWSEKDYAGMRYYGTDSDRKKQRSAVPSPKPGASPNAEIIPRSSSHPTAGPSPSNTGFYETLPPGQGSFWGTETGQILSAFGGFAMVTPAGRSIGAGATVLYELAA; encoded by the coding sequence ATGTTGCCGACCCAGGCCCTGGCCCTGCCGCCGGATCCGGCGAGCGTGGAAGTACCTCGCGATGACGTTCCGTTGGAGGACCTTCCCGACGAACAACTCGTCACCGGTACCGACGCCAACCCCAAGCTCGACAAGATCGGCCTGTCCGCTCTGGCCAACCGGGACGAAGCCCCGGCCGGTACCACCACCCCGGCCACCTTCGGCACCCAACCGGTCGACTTCGGGAGCGCCACGTCAACGGCCGCTCTACAGACTGGCTCCGCCGTGGCCCAGGCCGCCTACAAGCCCGCCGGCAATCTGCCGGTGAAGCTGGGCCAGGCTCCGGACGCCGCCGCACCGACCGGCTCCTGGTCGGTCACCGTCGCCTCCCGTACAGCGCCCGTGTCGGCCGGCGTCGACGGCGCGGTGATCTCGGTGGCGGCGCCCGCCACCGGCTCGGTGCCGATCTCCGTCCAGCTCAGCTACAAGACGTTCGAGAATCTCTACGGGGCCGACTGGGCCTCCCGCCTGCACTTCGTCCAGTTCCCCGAGTGCTACCTCTCGACTCCCGATGTGGAGGAGTGCCAGGCGTACACCGAGCTGGACACGGACAACGACACCAGCACCAAGACCATCACCGCCACTGTCGATACGGCTGCCGACGGCACCGTCTTCACCTCCGCGGCCTCCGCAGCCCCAGTCGACTCCTCCGGTGTCATCCAGGCCTCGTACACCCGGGCCCGACCGGCAGCCGCCAGCGGCGACAAGGCGGTCATCGGTGCCGTGGACTCCGGTGGGAGCGCGGGCGGTTCGTTCAAGGCGACCCCGCTGGCCTCCAGCGGCAAATGGGCGGCCGGCAGTTCGTCAGGTGCGTTCACCTGGTCCTACCCGCTCACCGTCCCGCCCGCGCCCGCCGGTCCCGCCCCGCAGATCTCCTTCGGCTACAACTCGCAGACAGTGGACGGCAAGACCGCCACCTCCTCTCCGCAGGTGTCCTGGATCGGCGAGGGCTGGGACTACGACCCGGGCCACATCGAGCGCCGATACCGCACGTGCAAGGACGACCGCGACGACGTCCCGGACGGGGCGGCCAACAACAAGGAGAAGAAGTACAAGACCCCGGACCTGTGCTGGGTCTCGTACAACGCGGTCATGTCGCTCGGCGGCAGGACGGTCGAGCTGGTGCGGGCGAACTCCACGTCCGAGATCTACCGCCCCCAGAACGACGACGGCACCCGCGTCGAGTTGAGGACCGACGGCGACGGCGACAACAAGGACAACAACGACGAGTACTGGCTCGTCACCACTCCCGACGGCACGAAGTACTACTTCGGTCAGAACAAGGTGGGCGGCTCGCACGCCGCGACCGACTCCGTCTTCACCGTCCCGGTCTACGGCAACCACCCCGGTGAGCCCTGCCACCAGGCCGCCTTCGCCGACTCCCGCTGCGACCAGGCCTGGCACTGGGGTCTGGACAAGGTCGTCGACGTCAACGGCAACGCGATGATCGTCAACTGGAAGCGGGACACCAACTACTACGCGGCCAACAAGAAGTTCAAGACCCCGGTGGCGTACGACCGTGGTGGCTACCCCCTCTCCATCGAGTACGGCCTGCGCACCAGTGACCTCAACTCGCCCTCCGCGAGGGTCCTCTTCAACGCCGAGGAGCGTTGCCTGGAGACCGACGGTTCCTGCGCCGCCGCGAAGTTCGACGTCACCGACAACCCAGGCTCGTACCAACCCTGGTGGGACAGCCCCGGCAACCTCAACTGCAAGTCCACGTCCAAGCTCTGCCCGGCCTTCCCCTCCTTCTGGACCCGGATGCGTCTGGCATCCGTGACCACCGAGGCCGCCCGCCCCGGCACTTCCGGGCTGACCAAGGTCGACACGTACACGCTCCACCAGTCCTTCCCCCGTGACTGGTACGACACCTCACCCGCCCTCTGGCTCAACTCCATCACCCGTACCGGCTTCGCCCCTGGCGACACCTCCGGCACCGTGATGTCGACGGACGGCGTCAGCTTCGCCCCGTACTCCCCCGCCTCGAAGGGCGAGGCGCTGAGTGGCTACTTCGCCGACAACCAACTCCCCAACCTCGTCCCCCGCAGCAAGAACGACGCGCGTCCGGGCTTCATCCGTCCCCGTATCGGCAGTGTCCGCACCGAGCAGGGCGGCTCCATCGCGGTGACGTACGACGGTGGCTGCCGGACCCAGCCGACCGTCTCCCCCGAGGACAACCACGGCACCTGCTATCCGGTCCGGTGGTCCCCGGACGGTGACGTGGAAACCCCGAAGATCGCCTGGTTCAACAAGTACGTCGTCGACACGGTGACCGAGACGGACAGGATTTCAGGGGTCTCCGACGCGATCGTCACCGGGTACACCTACACGGACCCGGCTTGGGGCAAGGACGACGACGAGTTCTCCAAGCCGTCCCTGCGTACCTACGGTGTGTGGCGTGGCTACCAGAAGGTGGCCACGACCGAGGGGAAGAAGAGCGGCGGCACATCCGCTCAGACCCAGTCCTACTCGGTCGTCCGCTACTTCCGTGGCGCGGGCGGTGCCGTCAAGGACTCCAAGAACGAAAAGACGCTCCTCGCCGACGACGCACCCCAGTACGCGGGCATGGTCGCGGAGAGCATCAGCTACACGGGCAGCTTCCTGCATGTCGACGGCACCCCCGACCCCATCGTCAAGCGAACCCTCAACTACCCCTGGTCCAGACAGACCGCCTCCCGCACCCGGGACAACGACACCTCGCCCCTGCTGGCCCACCAGACGGGCATCCGGCGCACCGATGCCATCCAGATGCTCGGCACCGACAACTGGCAGGCCGTACGCACCGAGACCGAGGTCGACCCCGACTACGGACTCCCCGTCCAGGTACAGACATCCGTGGTCAAGCCCGGGTCCGGCGGCGCCGAGGCCTCCAGCGAGTACCGCTGCACCAAGACGGAATACGCCAACAACACGACGGCCGCCAACATCATCGGCCTGCCCACACAGGTCCGTACGACGGCGACCTCCTGCGCGGCCCACGACTCCGCGGACCCCGCGACCCAGTTGATCAGCGCCGCCCGGACCAGCTACGACAACCTCGCCTACGGCGCTCTCCCGGTCAGGGGCCTGCCCACCAGCGTGGCGACCAACCCGGCCTCGGGCTCCGGCTACTCCGTCGTCACCACCTCCACCTACGACGACCTGGGCCGGATCCGCTTCGTGACCGCCCCCGGCTCGGTCGGCGTGGTCAAGACCGAGACGCAGTACACCCCGTCCACGGGTGGCCCGGTGACCGCCGTCAAGACGATCAACCCGGCAGGCCACACCTCCCTCACCACCTTCGACCCGGGCCGCGGCCTTCCGCTCACCGTCACGGACACCAACAACCGGGTCACCCGCACCGAGTACGACGCGCTCGGCCGCCTGGTCAACGGCTGGTCCCCTTCCCGCTCCTCGGGAAGCCAGACCCCGAACGTCAAGATCACGTACCAGATGGCCAAGGCCACCACCAGCGTGACCACTCCCAGCACGGTGACCGTCGAGACCCTCCGTGACAACGGCACCTACGCCAAGCAGACCACCATCTACGACGGACTCTCGCGCCCCTTCCAGACCCAGGCCGAAGCCCACGGCCGGGGCCGCGTCATCACCGACACCCGCTACGACGACCACGGCCTGGTCAGGGAGCAGACCGGCGGCTACCTGGTCCAGGGCGAGCCGCAGGCCAAGCAGTTCAAGCGCAAGTCCGACTCGCTCGTACCCACCATGACCCGGAGCACGTACGACGGTCTGGAACGCGCGATCAAGACGACGACTCTCCACGGCGGCAAGGAGGTCTACTCCAGCACAGCCACCTATGGCGACGACTGGACGCTGACCCGCCCGGCCGGCGGCGCCACACCCCCCGTCAAGACCTGGACCGATGCTCTCGGACGCGTCAACCTCGTCCAGCACTACACCAACAGCGGCCTGAGCCACTGGCGCAACACCTGGTACTCCTACGACTCCCGTGGCAACCGCCAGCAGGTCAAGGACCCGGTCGGCAACCTGTGGACGTACAACTACGACTCCCGCGGCCGGATGACCGACTCCACCGACCCCGATGTCGGCGCGGCGTCCTTCGCCTACGACGACCTCGACCGCCGCACCAGCGTCACGGACTCCCGCAACCTCACCACCTTCACGGAGTACGACACGACCGGCCGGGTCAAGGCGGTCCGCGAGGGATCGGCGACCGCGTCCCCGATCATCGAGTACACGTACGACCCGACGGGCGCGCTGGGCCAGTTGTCGTCCACGACCCGCCATGACCGGACCGGCGACTACGTCGACCGGATCACCGGCTACGACACCGACTACCACCCCACGGGCCGTGAGGTGACCATCCCGGAGGGTGCCGCGACCAAGGGCCTATCGGGCAAGTACGGGTACGCCTACACGTACACACCCACAGGCAAGCCGTTGACGGCCACACTTCCGGCGGTAGGCGGACTGGCCCAGGAGAAGGTCGTCACCCGTTACGACAGCGACGGCCTGGCCGAGTCCACCTCCGGCGCCAGCTGGTACACGTCGGACGTCACCTACTCCCCGTACGGCGAGGTCCTGCGCACCGTCAGCGGCCCGCAGCCCTACCGCGTGTGGACCACCAACTTCGTCGACGAGCACACCGGCCGCGTCCAGCGCAGCGTCTGGGACCGTGAGACCGACGTGTCCCACCGCATCACCGACGCCTACTTCTCCTACGACCGGGCCGGCAACGTCACCTCCGCCGCCCGCCGCCAGATGGACGGCACCGTTGGTACGACCGACAACCAGTGCTTCACCTACGACCAGCTCGGCGAACTCGTCCACGCCTGGACCTCCAACGTCGCCATAGACACGGAGGCCGCCGGCGGTACCGGCTGCAAGTCCGCCTCCGGCACCAACTGGGGCTACCGCACGGACGGTCAGATCTCCGCCGGTCCCATCGCCGAGGCCGCCGACTCCGCGACGGACACCACGGCCCCGGACAGTGACCTCACGGCCTCGCTCTCCAGGACCGCCCCCGCGTCGGGCACGGTCTCCACCGGCACTACCGCCTACTGGGACGCCTACACCTTCGACTTCACCGGCAACCGCGCCTCGCTGACCGAACACGCGCTGGGCGCGACGGCCGCGACGGCGACCTCCGCTTACACATACGGCACCACAAACACGACCACGCGTCCCCACCTCCTCACCTCCCGCACAGTCACCAAGCCCAACACCACCCCTGTCACCAGCAGCTACGTCTACGACGCCACCGGCAACACCACCGCCCGCCCGGGCGCCGTCACCGGCCAGTCCCTCGTCTGGACCTCGCAGGGCAAGCTCGCCACGGCCTCCGACGGCAACGAGAACTCGGCCCCGATCACCAGCCTTGGCGGCCTCTGCCTCGACGTCCGCAACAGCGGCACCGCCGACGGCACCGTCATCCAGCTCTCGACTTGCAACGGCTCTGACGCCCAGAAATGGACGTTGGCCTTCAACGGCCAGCTCAAGGCGCTGGGCAAGTGCGCCACCGCCGTCGGAACCGCCGACGGCGGCGCCGTCCAGCTCTCGACCTGCGACAACTCCAACGCCCAGAAGTGGACGCAGGGAGCCAACGGCAGCCTCAAGAACACCGCCTCCGCCCGCTGCCTGGACATCTCCGACCCCAGCGCGTCCTCCGGTGCCGCCCTGCAGATCTTCACCTGCAGCACCTCCACCGCCCAGCGCTGGACCGTCACCGACCGCACCGACTACGTCTACGACGCGAGCGGCAACCGCCTCCTGGAGCGCACGAAGTCCGGCGCCACCCTGTTCCTCGGCGAAACCGAGGTGACCGTCAGCCCTGCCGGCACCATCACCCGCGCGGTTCGTGCCTATGCCCACCCGGGCGCCCCGACGGTCGTCCGCACGACCACAGGCGCGGTCACCGGCCACAAACTCACCGTCCTGCTCAACGACCCGCTCGGCACGGCCACCACCGCTGTCGACGAATCCGCGGGTCAGCCTCTGACCCGGCGTGCCTTCAAGCCGTACGGCGAATCCCGGGGCACTTCGGCCGCCGCCTGGCCCAACCGGCATACCTACCTGGGCGTGGGCATCGACGATGCGGCGACTACCGGGCTTACCCATATTGGGGCTCGGGAGTACGACCAAGCCATTGGCCGGTTCGTATCTGCCGACCCGGTCATGGATATAGCAGACCCGCTCCAGATGAACGGGTACACGTACGCGAACGGGAGCCCGATCTCCCACTCCGACCCGACGGGTCTGTGGATCGACGACGGAACCGGGCATAGCGAGCGACGCTCCGGCGGATCTTCTGGGTCCTCGAGCTCGGCCACTGCTTCCGTTGCTGGGGGGACCGGATCTGGTGGTAGCGGTAACACGACTGGGTTGGAACGCAACGGAGGCAGGACGAACCTCGGCAACTGTCTGTCGATGCAGTCGACCGCGCATGACGCGGCGGTTTGCACCACCGGGTTTGCTGCTGCGAGCTGGGCGCAGAAGAATAGTATCGAGGGATATCTGACGGTTGATATCGGCCTTGGTGGGAGGGATGCCAACATGATCCCAGAGGCCAAGGCAGATGGATCGGGGGGCAACGGTCACGCGGATGTGATCTTTTGGGCAAACGGAGAAGTCTATATCTGGGAAGTAAAGCCAAACGCCAGCAAGTTCTCGACGAATTCCAGGAAATATCAGTACGCGTTCGTGAAGGGCCCTGAGCAACTTGCACGTTACGCTGACAGGTTGGAGAGGCTTTTGGAGGGGCAAGGAGATGATCGAGTAGTCGACGTGGGTCCGGCGCTCTCTTCCGGGAGTTTTGTGTACGGGGCGAACCAGAAAGGCAGAGTGTGGTCCGAAAAGGACTATGCGGGAATGCGTTACTACGGAACCGACAGCGACAGGAAGAAGCAGCGGTCCGCAGTTCCGAGTCCCAAGCCAGGGGCCAGCCCGAACGCGGAGATTATTCCCCGCTCGTCGAGCCACCCAACTGCTGGTCCTTCGCCGTCAAACACGGGTTTCTACGAAACGCTTCCGCCGGGACAGGGATCGTTCTGGGGTACAGAGACTGGTCAGATTTTGTCGGCATTCGGGGGGTTTGCGATGGTGACTCCTGCGGGCCGCAGTATTGGCGCCGGGGCTACAGTCCTCTACGAACTCGCGGCTTAG